One window from the genome of Bdellovibrio sp. NC01 encodes:
- the rny gene encoding ribonuclease Y, protein MEIVIAAIVGLILGAVVVFVIKRLQDNNKKKSARIEAERIVNRANSEAAKLKKDAETKAKDFEARARKNVEADIHKQKSTLKNKESQLERRLTEIDQQFKAKMEENDRYLNTLKDREEKIAISENRIKDLEKKGEAHIVELKQKLESVAAMTQEEAKRQLLTALEDEAKQEVSKRLTQIEETAQKESEAKSKRILAVALSRFASEYTSERTVSVLALPNDEMKGKIIGREGRNIRTLEAHCGVDLIVDDTPEAVVISGFDPVRRELARRTIEKLMEDGRVHPARIEEVVEKQRNELMKSIKEEGERHVMELGVANIHPELVKIIGGLKYRSYQGQNALNQSLEVAQIAGLLAGELGVSVKQARRAGLLHNIGKAIDHTAEGSYATVGAEAAKKYGESEDVCHAIRAHDEEEKPHSLLAWIVHAAYTLSTSRPGARRPQMDAFIHRLEDLESIGNSFDGVLKTLALQAGKDVRVLVESSKVTDDQAVMLSRDIARKIEREVPQAGAVKVTVVRETRSVEHAR, encoded by the coding sequence ATGGAAATCGTCATTGCCGCAATTGTGGGACTCATTTTGGGTGCGGTTGTTGTGTTTGTGATCAAGCGTTTGCAAGACAACAATAAAAAGAAATCAGCACGTATCGAAGCAGAACGTATCGTCAACAGAGCGAACTCTGAAGCTGCGAAATTGAAAAAAGATGCTGAAACAAAAGCAAAAGACTTCGAAGCGCGCGCGCGTAAGAATGTTGAAGCCGACATTCACAAACAAAAATCGACTTTGAAAAATAAAGAGTCGCAATTGGAACGTCGCCTGACAGAAATCGATCAACAGTTCAAAGCAAAGATGGAAGAAAACGACCGTTATTTGAACACGTTGAAAGACCGCGAAGAAAAAATCGCGATCTCTGAAAATCGTATCAAAGATCTAGAGAAAAAAGGTGAAGCGCACATCGTTGAGCTAAAACAGAAATTAGAATCTGTGGCAGCGATGACTCAAGAAGAAGCGAAACGCCAGTTGCTGACGGCTCTTGAAGACGAAGCAAAACAAGAAGTTTCAAAACGTCTGACACAAATCGAAGAAACAGCCCAAAAAGAATCAGAAGCAAAATCAAAACGTATCTTGGCCGTAGCCTTGTCACGTTTCGCGTCTGAGTACACGTCTGAAAGAACAGTTTCCGTATTGGCACTTCCGAACGACGAGATGAAAGGTAAAATCATCGGTCGTGAGGGTCGTAACATCAGAACTTTGGAAGCGCACTGTGGTGTGGATTTGATCGTCGACGATACTCCAGAAGCTGTAGTGATCTCTGGCTTCGATCCTGTTCGTCGTGAATTGGCGCGCAGAACAATTGAAAAATTGATGGAAGACGGTCGTGTGCATCCAGCACGTATCGAAGAAGTTGTAGAGAAACAACGTAACGAATTGATGAAGTCCATCAAAGAAGAAGGCGAACGCCACGTAATGGAATTGGGTGTTGCGAACATCCATCCAGAGCTTGTGAAAATCATCGGTGGTTTGAAATACCGTTCGTACCAAGGTCAAAATGCTTTGAACCAGTCGCTTGAAGTTGCGCAAATCGCCGGTCTTCTAGCGGGTGAATTGGGTGTTAGCGTAAAACAAGCACGTCGTGCCGGTTTGCTACACAATATCGGTAAAGCGATCGATCACACAGCAGAAGGCAGCTATGCCACTGTGGGTGCTGAAGCCGCTAAAAAATATGGTGAATCTGAAGACGTATGCCACGCGATCCGTGCTCACGATGAAGAAGAAAAGCCGCATTCACTTCTTGCGTGGATTGTTCACGCGGCTTACACGTTGTCGACGTCTCGCCCAGGTGCGCGTCGTCCACAAATGGATGCCTTCATCCACCGTTTGGAAGATCTTGAAAGCATCGGTAACAGCTTTGACGGCGTTCTTAAAACTTTGGCTCTTCAAGCCGGTAAAGACGTTCGTGTTCTAGTTGAATCAAGCAAAGTGACTGATGACCAAGCCGTGATGTTGTCTCGCGATATCGCTCGTAAGATCGAGCGCGAAGTACCACAAGCAGGCGCCGTGAAAGTAACAGTCGTTCGTGAAACTCGTTCAGTAGAACACGCTAGGTAG